A genome region from Candidatus Woesearchaeota archaeon includes the following:
- a CDS encoding nitroreductase family protein — MKTDFFDVLESRRSIRMYRATPIDQTELGLLVEMGMKAPTAGNLQDYRFIISTNKNIIYQLPDLCMDQMWITSAPAIIVVCSQPKEQAKWFGERGRHVFATQNAAAATQNILLAAHALGLGACWIGGFDQEQVDKLFGVTGNGRVESIITIGYPAEHAQPKDELGIAMGMYFDTWGNNKGDKVLIHKDYSLKLNTYRQKAKEQAKDTSSKSVVWLKSIKDKIKQRHDKYKESLEKSSKNQK; from the coding sequence ATGAAAACTGATTTTTTTGACGTGCTAGAAAGTCGACGTTCTATTCGTATGTATCGCGCTACACCTATTGATCAAACTGAATTAGGTTTGTTAGTGGAAATGGGTATGAAAGCCCCAACAGCAGGTAATTTGCAAGATTATCGGTTCATTATTTCAACTAATAAAAATATTATTTACCAGCTTCCTGACCTGTGTATGGATCAAATGTGGATAACATCTGCTCCAGCAATTATTGTCGTTTGTTCGCAACCAAAAGAGCAAGCCAAGTGGTTTGGTGAGCGTGGTCGTCACGTTTTTGCAACACAAAATGCTGCTGCTGCCACGCAAAACATTCTTCTAGCTGCGCATGCATTAGGTTTGGGTGCGTGTTGGATAGGGGGATTTGACCAAGAACAGGTTGATAAGCTCTTTGGTGTCACGGGTAATGGTCGTGTAGAAAGTATTATTACTATTGGTTATCCTGCGGAGCATGCACAGCCTAAAGATGAGCTTGGTATTGCAATGGGCATGTATTTTGATACGTGGGGCAATAATAAAGGTGATAAAGTCCTCATCCATAAAGATTATTCTCTTAAACTGAATACTTATCGACAAAAAGCAAAAGAGCAAGCTAAAGATACATCCAGTAAGAGTGTTGTTTGGCTTAAGAGTATAAAAGATAAAATTAAACAGCGTCATGATAAATATAAAGAATCGTTAGAAAAATCGTCTAAAAATCAAAAATAG